In Herbinix luporum, a single window of DNA contains:
- a CDS encoding glycoside hydrolase family 9 protein: MNLHLKVNKRILGISFVIVLIATIILSPVQKKLYSQAASSPRSGDAYYNFGEALQKAILFYKANRLGDLPDNYILPYRADAAMTDGQDVGLDLTGGWADAGDGIKFTHPMSYAAAQLGWAVYEYREAFEKSGQLDIILDEIKWATDFFIKAHPEPNLLYYMCGYEASDHSVWVAHELLDYVTDRKSFWVDTSTPGSDVAGSASAALAIASLIFEETDPEYAKLCLEHAEQLFDFADKYRGKNPLNTLYPSGSYLDDIAWSGVWLYIKTNNDTYLNKAMEALPAVTLGGGHTHCWDDVSYGAALKIAQVTKDPSYVAQVEKNLDFWMPDGSITYTPGGLAWLSQWGSLRYATTAAFLAFVWSDDDSVGTASKKEGYRTFAEKQVNYALGDNPRKGSYVVGFGENAPKHPHHRTAHGSWTSELTTPAYHRNILYGALVGGPDSSDGWKDDITDYTLNEVATDYNAGFVGALAKMYDMYGGEPLKNWPQPEDFIAEEDDIIEYFTRCWIVYEGYGRLNLLFQINNRSARPATMKDKLSCRYFMDLTEVFEAGYTVEDVEIKLAYHEGAKLLGLTHYEGNIYYFTVDFTGTQIMPAEWQMCEKDASVEIAYPAGIGSNDNDWSYQNLTGSPDYKATSFAGLTPYIPVYDDGVKLYGIEPPLSSPSPTPDPTGSPTPTPIVTPTPTPKPSITPTPKPTATPTPVPSGDISYNYKIVNDWGNGFQGEITVKNNSNKTYSGWTLSFNYNSSIINLWGAELVSQTGNKVIVKSPSWDNDFAPGETIILGFVANLGSGKEAPTNYVLTSN; encoded by the coding sequence ATGAATTTACATTTAAAAGTTAACAAAAGAATATTGGGTATAAGTTTTGTGATAGTGTTAATTGCTACCATAATCCTATCTCCTGTACAAAAAAAGCTTTATTCACAGGCTGCAAGTTCACCCCGTAGCGGTGATGCCTATTACAATTTTGGGGAAGCCTTGCAGAAAGCCATTTTGTTCTATAAAGCAAATCGGTTAGGAGATTTACCAGATAATTATATATTGCCTTACAGAGCCGATGCGGCCATGACTGACGGACAAGATGTGGGTCTTGATCTGACCGGAGGATGGGCAGATGCCGGTGACGGAATAAAGTTTACTCATCCTATGTCTTATGCAGCTGCTCAATTGGGGTGGGCAGTATATGAATACCGGGAGGCTTTTGAAAAGTCAGGACAGCTGGATATTATACTTGATGAGATTAAATGGGCCACAGATTTCTTTATAAAAGCGCATCCTGAACCTAATTTATTATACTATATGTGTGGCTATGAAGCCTCCGACCATTCTGTTTGGGTTGCCCATGAGCTTCTTGACTATGTCACAGATAGAAAGTCTTTCTGGGTAGACACTTCCACACCGGGATCAGATGTGGCAGGATCTGCCTCAGCAGCCTTGGCCATTGCTTCACTTATATTTGAAGAAACAGATCCCGAATATGCTAAGCTTTGCCTAGAGCATGCCGAGCAGTTATTTGATTTTGCTGATAAATACAGAGGGAAAAATCCCTTAAACACCTTATATCCTTCAGGCAGTTATTTGGATGACATTGCATGGAGTGGTGTTTGGCTTTATATCAAAACCAATAATGATACCTATCTTAATAAGGCCATGGAGGCTTTACCCGCTGTCACTTTAGGTGGGGGTCATACCCACTGTTGGGATGATGTAAGTTACGGAGCGGCCTTAAAAATTGCACAGGTTACTAAAGATCCCAGCTATGTGGCTCAGGTAGAGAAAAATCTAGACTTTTGGATGCCGGACGGAAGTATTACATATACTCCGGGAGGACTAGCCTGGTTGTCTCAGTGGGGATCCTTAAGGTATGCTACTACGGCAGCATTTTTAGCCTTTGTATGGTCAGATGATGATAGTGTGGGAACAGCTTCTAAAAAGGAAGGATATCGTACTTTTGCCGAGAAACAGGTTAATTATGCCTTGGGTGACAATCCCAGAAAGGGAAGTTATGTTGTGGGCTTTGGTGAAAATGCTCCTAAGCATCCACATCATAGAACTGCCCACGGTTCTTGGACCAGTGAATTAACCACACCGGCATATCATAGAAATATTTTATATGGAGCCTTAGTAGGAGGGCCGGATTCAAGTGACGGTTGGAAAGATGATATAACAGACTATACCTTAAATGAAGTAGCAACGGACTATAATGCCGGCTTTGTCGGTGCACTGGCTAAGATGTATGATATGTACGGTGGAGAACCCCTTAAAAATTGGCCTCAGCCTGAAGATTTTATAGCAGAGGAAGATGATATCATAGAATACTTTACAAGATGCTGGATTGTATATGAAGGCTATGGCCGTTTAAATCTTTTATTCCAGATAAATAACCGCTCTGCCAGACCTGCAACCATGAAAGATAAGCTTTCCTGTAGGTATTTTATGGATCTTACGGAAGTTTTTGAAGCAGGATACACAGTGGAGGATGTTGAGATTAAACTTGCCTACCATGAAGGGGCTAAGCTTTTGGGACTGACCCATTATGAAGGTAATATTTATTATTTTACTGTGGATTTTACAGGAACCCAGATTATGCCTGCAGAGTGGCAAATGTGTGAAAAGGATGCCAGTGTTGAAATAGCATATCCAGCAGGTATCGGGTCCAATGACAATGACTGGTCATATCAGAACTTAACCGGTTCTCCGGATTATAAGGCAACTAGTTTTGCGGGGTTGACTCCTTATATTCCTGTGTATGATGATGGGGTAAAATTATATGGAATTGAACCTCCTCTCTCATCACCTAGCCCAACTCCGGATCCCACAGGGTCACCGACACCGACACCTATTGTTACCCCTACCCCTACACCAAAACCCAGTATAACACCGACTCCTAAGCCCACAGCTACTCCGACACCGGTACCCAGTGGGGATATTTCTTATAATTATAAGATTGTTAATGATTGGGGAAACGGTTTTCAAGGGGAGATAACTGTTAAGAACAATTCCAATAAAACTTATAGTGGCTGGACACTTAGCTTTAATTATAATAGTTCCATTATAAATCTTTGGGGAGCAGAATTAGTAAGTCAGACAGGTAATAAGGTGATTGTTAAAAGTCCCTCTTGGGATAATGATTTTGCCCCGGGAGAGACTATTATCCTTGGCTTTGTTGCTAATCTTGGAAGTGGTAAGGAGGCACCTACTAATTATGTCTTGACATCCAATTAG
- a CDS encoding glycoside hydrolase family 11 protein codes for MKQKKRILLSLLLCLSILSTIFVTDAHAAITLTSNQTGTYEGYDYELWKDSGNTTMTLTGGGTFTCEWNNINNALFRTGKKYNETQTHQQIGNISVKYGCDYQPNGNSYLCVYGWTVDPLVEYYIVDSWGNWRPPGATSKGRITVDGGTYDIYETTRVNQPSIKGTATFQQYWSVRTSKRTSGTISVSEHFNAWESRGMKMGKMYEVAFTIEGYQSSGKANVHTMSLVVGGDSGGGDDEVDYGVRSAFETIEAEEFNSTTSSTLETIGIANGEGGIGYIESGDTITYKDIDFGSGGATSFSALVASEQNTSIQIRLGSETGTLLGTLSDAYTGGWDTYETKSTNISKVTGKQDIVLVFSGPVNVNSFIFSAKSSSVTKGDVNVDGNVDAIDYSLLKSYLLKRDTSLDEEAADINSDGYIDALDFSLLKKMILENDNPNTTPTPTPTQVPSYNKVVALTFDDGPDTTLTPLVLDKLEKYGVVATFMVIGQKLNDSTSSVIKRMVNMGCEIGNHSWTYSTMTGMSEAEIRKSVNDTNAAIERYSGTKAKFFRAPNLATNNTMLNAIDLTFVGGVTCDDWIQSTTAQQRADAIIRGARDGAILLMHDVQPLPHPTPEALDIIIPTLLNQGYKFVTLSELFEIKGVTLNPNDNNIYTYLQ; via the coding sequence ATGAAGCAAAAAAAACGGATATTACTATCTTTACTACTGTGTTTGTCAATCCTATCTACCATATTTGTTACGGATGCCCATGCAGCTATAACCTTAACTTCAAATCAAACCGGTACCTATGAAGGTTATGATTATGAATTATGGAAGGATTCAGGAAACACAACCATGACTCTTACCGGTGGAGGTACATTTACCTGTGAGTGGAATAACATTAACAATGCCTTATTTAGAACAGGCAAAAAGTACAACGAAACTCAGACACATCAGCAAATAGGAAATATATCGGTAAAATACGGCTGTGATTATCAGCCAAACGGTAACTCCTATCTCTGTGTCTATGGATGGACAGTTGATCCCTTGGTGGAATATTACATAGTGGATAGCTGGGGTAACTGGCGGCCTCCTGGAGCAACATCAAAGGGAAGAATTACAGTTGACGGAGGTACCTATGATATCTATGAGACAACCAGGGTTAACCAGCCTTCCATTAAAGGTACTGCAACCTTCCAGCAATATTGGAGTGTTCGGACATCAAAACGTACAAGCGGAACCATATCTGTCAGCGAGCATTTTAATGCCTGGGAGAGCAGAGGAATGAAGATGGGTAAGATGTACGAAGTAGCCTTTACCATCGAAGGATATCAAAGTAGCGGAAAAGCCAATGTACACACTATGTCCCTGGTAGTAGGTGGGGACAGCGGTGGTGGCGACGATGAAGTTGATTACGGCGTAAGAAGTGCTTTCGAAACAATAGAAGCAGAAGAGTTTAATTCAACCACTTCCTCAACCCTTGAGACTATTGGAATAGCCAATGGCGAAGGGGGAATAGGTTATATTGAAAGTGGTGATACCATAACCTATAAGGATATTGATTTTGGAAGCGGAGGTGCAACTAGCTTTAGTGCATTAGTTGCTTCGGAGCAAAATACAAGTATTCAGATAAGATTAGGTAGTGAGACTGGAACTCTACTGGGTACCTTATCGGATGCCTATACCGGAGGTTGGGATACCTATGAGACCAAATCAACTAATATCAGTAAGGTAACAGGCAAACAGGATATTGTATTAGTATTTTCAGGACCTGTTAATGTTAATTCCTTTATATTCTCTGCTAAATCCTCTTCTGTTACTAAAGGTGATGTCAATGTTGACGGAAATGTTGATGCAATTGATTACTCTTTATTAAAGTCATATCTTTTAAAGAGAGATACTTCACTAGATGAAGAGGCAGCAGATATTAATTCCGATGGTTATATTGATGCTCTTGACTTTTCATTGCTTAAGAAAATGATATTAGAAAATGATAATCCTAACACCACCCCTACTCCTACACCTACCCAGGTACCAAGTTATAACAAAGTAGTTGCCTTAACCTTTGATGACGGACCTGATACTACACTTACACCTTTAGTATTAGATAAACTTGAAAAATATGGTGTTGTGGCAACATTTATGGTGATAGGACAAAAGCTAAATGATTCAACAAGTTCTGTTATAAAGAGAATGGTTAATATGGGTTGTGAAATCGGAAATCATTCCTGGACTTATTCAACCATGACCGGTATGTCAGAAGCAGAGATAAGAAAATCGGTTAATGATACAAATGCGGCTATTGAAAGGTATTCGGGAACAAAAGCAAAGTTTTTTCGTGCACCTAATCTTGCCACAAATAATACCATGTTAAATGCCATTGATTTGACCTTTGTAGGGGGTGTGACCTGTGATGACTGGATACAATCGACTACTGCACAGCAAAGGGCTGATGCAATAATTCGGGGGGCAAGGGACGGAGCTATTCTCTTAATGCATGATGTACAGCCCCTGCCACATCCAACACCGGAAGCCCTAGATATTATAATTCCGACTCTTCTTAATCAAGGTTATAAATTTGTAACCTTAAGTGAATTATTTGAAATAAAGGGTGTTACATTAAATCCCAATGATAATAATATATATACCTATTTGCAGTAA